In the genome of Oceanispirochaeta sp., one region contains:
- a CDS encoding alpha/beta fold hydrolase — protein MDRQTLVRQFCTPPPQEEIPFDRKAFAHAQVQEIVFEDRVLRAYSLGTGRDVLLVHGWGSRASHMALLARFLESKGFHVLVFDAPAHGDSKKSDRTDVSSMFEFGRAIACVAETLNDLFAVIGHSLGALAAGFVAAGTGQFSQYQISTKNLVLISAPENLSTVLKNYCKNRNEMTTLDDLTKGLEDAFNFKVDDYHLSSAVSQINDPILIAHDKLDEEIPVSDAHSLKESNVNADLKLTNGLGHNKILASRGMFQSIFDFLS, from the coding sequence ATGGACAGGCAAACCCTGGTAAGGCAATTTTGTACTCCTCCACCACAGGAGGAGATCCCATTTGATCGAAAAGCCTTCGCTCATGCACAGGTTCAGGAAATTGTTTTTGAAGATAGAGTATTAAGAGCTTATTCATTGGGAACCGGCAGGGATGTACTGTTAGTTCATGGATGGGGTTCCCGGGCAAGCCATATGGCATTGCTGGCACGGTTTCTGGAAAGTAAGGGGTTTCATGTTCTGGTATTTGATGCTCCAGCCCATGGAGATTCTAAAAAATCAGACAGGACAGATGTGTCCAGTATGTTTGAATTCGGCAGAGCGATTGCCTGTGTTGCAGAAACACTGAATGATCTATTTGCAGTGATAGGACACTCCCTGGGAGCCCTTGCCGCCGGGTTTGTAGCAGCTGGAACAGGACAGTTCTCACAGTATCAAATTTCTACAAAGAACCTTGTTCTCATAAGTGCCCCTGAGAATCTATCAACAGTTCTGAAGAATTATTGTAAAAATAGAAATGAGATGACCACCCTTGATGATCTGACTAAGGGTTTAGAAGACGCATTTAATTTCAAAGTTGATGATTACCATTTATCATCAGCTGTAAGCCAGATAAATGATCCCATACTGATCGCTCACGATAAGCTGGATGAAGAAATTCCTGTTTCTGATGCCCATTCTCTGAAGGAATCTAATGTAAATGCTGACCTGAAATTGACGAATGGTTTGGGTCATAACAAGATATTGGCAAGCCGGGGAATGTTTCAATCGATCTTTGATTTTTTATCATAG
- a CDS encoding LacI family DNA-binding transcriptional regulator: MATIKEISEKVGVSIATVSKVLNGQSGVSTKTQKKVQAVAKELNYRPNLNARHLKTGNSRTLGIITEDLTVFNTPKIVDGIGVSCDERDYHYILGNLRFNKRFGHNPIYAKEKEQLVQSVLDDMLSKQVDGILYVGCHSHAVAYLKPQDDIRFVCMYCFSEEQDIPSVNYNDREAAKKVAEFLISKGHRNIGVLAGDINSLHTNNRLLGFQEALYESNIPYNPNLTSFGEWEREHGYQNTQRLIEAGATAIFAHNDLIAIGVIDYCNQNRIEIGKELDLVGFDNREIADVCRPKLTTVNLPLFEIGRSAANIMLDMIEKKYIPEKHDMLMSCSIIERDSTG; encoded by the coding sequence TTGGCAACAATTAAAGAGATATCGGAAAAAGTCGGCGTATCAATAGCAACTGTATCTAAAGTATTAAACGGACAGTCAGGGGTTAGCACAAAGACACAGAAAAAAGTTCAGGCAGTTGCAAAAGAACTGAATTACAGACCCAACCTGAACGCCAGGCATTTGAAGACTGGAAACAGCCGGACTCTTGGAATCATTACTGAAGACCTCACCGTATTCAATACACCAAAGATCGTTGATGGAATCGGTGTCAGCTGTGATGAACGGGATTACCACTACATCCTTGGAAATCTCCGTTTCAATAAAAGATTCGGCCATAACCCCATTTATGCAAAGGAGAAAGAACAGCTTGTTCAGTCAGTCCTTGATGATATGCTTTCCAAACAGGTTGACGGAATCCTGTATGTTGGCTGTCATAGCCACGCCGTAGCATACTTGAAACCACAGGACGATATTCGCTTTGTATGCATGTACTGTTTCAGTGAAGAACAAGATATCCCATCAGTGAATTATAATGACCGGGAGGCAGCAAAAAAAGTTGCTGAATTCCTGATTTCCAAAGGACACAGGAACATTGGAGTCCTTGCGGGAGATATAAACTCTTTGCATACAAACAACCGGCTGCTGGGGTTTCAGGAAGCTCTTTACGAATCAAATATTCCCTATAATCCAAATCTAACATCTTTCGGAGAATGGGAGAGAGAGCATGGCTACCAGAATACTCAAAGATTGATTGAAGCTGGTGCTACTGCTATCTTTGCACATAACGATTTAATTGCCATTGGAGTTATAGATTACTGCAATCAAAACAGGATTGAAATAGGTAAAGAACTTGATCTTGTTGGCTTTGACAATAGAGAAATTGCCGATGTCTGCCGTCCGAAACTTACCACTGTGAACCTGCCGCTTTTTGAAATCGGACGTTCGGCAGCAAACATAATGCTGGATATGATTGAAAAGAAATACATACCTGAAAAACACGATATGCTCATGAGCTGCAGTATTATCGAGAGGGATTCAACTGGGTAG
- a CDS encoding beta-L-arabinofuranosidase domain-containing protein gives MQKGYFHSLPLSTITIHDPLFSHYVQIISDSAIPYQWEILNDRIEGVERSHCLENFRIAAGEKNGNHYGTVFLDSDAYKWLEAVAYCIESGNGDHLIENADKLIDIIANAQQQDGYLNTYFTIKYPDKRWTNLLEGHELYCAGHLIEAAVAYYTATGKKILLDTACRFADLISQTFGPEEGQHPGYPGHQEIELALVKLYRITQKSSYLDTAKHFISQRGHEDNYFYEEIERREGKGIFPEFSNYNLKYSQTHMPPVQQDCIEGHAVRAMYMCSAMADLAQECGDADLANAAGRLWSSTTEKRMYITGGVGSSGFLERFTVDYDLPSDTTYCETCASVGLMMFGQRMASLTGNASYYDIVEKALFNTVLAGISADGRQYFYVNPLEVWPENCLASTSMGHVKPVRQDWYSVACCPTNIARTLASLGQYIYASDGHALFINQFISSSITLQENDNSVRMDADLFKKGSVTITADSAVRIHVRIPRYFKNVAYQINGRDVFPETVNGYACLELPEGGAVVIGASVEPVWISSNDEVRANSGKAALTYGPLIYCLEETDNRKNLASFYINPEYPVRRAEEMIQLPGELPFLEYEGVRIENGVSQLYGSPDYRIIPEKIRAVPYSLWCNRTPGEMIVWQKVRI, from the coding sequence ATGCAGAAGGGATATTTTCATTCATTGCCATTGAGCACAATAACAATTCACGATCCCTTATTCAGTCACTATGTTCAGATCATTTCTGATTCAGCTATACCCTACCAGTGGGAAATCCTTAACGACCGGATAGAGGGTGTGGAACGATCTCACTGTCTGGAAAATTTCAGAATTGCCGCCGGAGAAAAGAACGGAAACCACTATGGCACTGTCTTTTTGGACTCTGATGCCTACAAATGGCTTGAAGCAGTTGCCTACTGTATTGAAAGTGGAAATGGTGATCACCTCATTGAAAACGCTGACAAATTGATCGATATAATTGCAAATGCTCAGCAGCAGGATGGTTACCTGAATACCTATTTTACAATAAAGTATCCCGACAAACGCTGGACTAACCTTCTGGAAGGTCACGAATTATACTGTGCCGGCCACTTGATCGAAGCGGCAGTTGCTTATTATACGGCAACCGGTAAAAAGATTTTATTAGATACGGCATGCCGCTTTGCAGATTTAATCAGTCAGACCTTCGGCCCGGAAGAGGGCCAGCATCCCGGCTACCCGGGACATCAGGAAATAGAACTGGCTTTGGTCAAACTTTACAGGATAACTCAGAAGTCTTCTTATCTTGATACAGCAAAGCATTTTATATCTCAAAGAGGTCATGAAGATAATTATTTTTATGAAGAGATAGAGAGGCGTGAAGGGAAGGGGATATTTCCGGAATTTTCAAATTATAATCTCAAGTATTCCCAGACACATATGCCTCCTGTACAGCAGGATTGTATCGAAGGGCATGCCGTTCGTGCCATGTACATGTGTTCTGCCATGGCTGATCTGGCTCAGGAGTGCGGGGATGCGGATTTAGCAAATGCTGCTGGCAGACTGTGGAGCAGCACAACAGAAAAGCGTATGTATATCACTGGTGGCGTGGGATCATCAGGTTTTTTAGAGCGTTTCACTGTTGATTATGACCTGCCTAGTGACACAACCTATTGTGAGACCTGTGCTTCTGTCGGCCTGATGATGTTCGGACAGCGTATGGCATCTCTTACTGGAAACGCCTCCTATTATGATATTGTGGAAAAGGCCCTTTTCAATACGGTTCTGGCTGGAATCAGTGCCGATGGGCGACAGTACTTTTATGTAAATCCCCTTGAAGTCTGGCCGGAAAACTGCCTTGCCTCAACATCGATGGGTCATGTAAAACCAGTCAGACAGGATTGGTACAGTGTCGCCTGCTGTCCTACGAATATTGCCCGGACTCTGGCCTCTCTTGGACAATACATATATGCAAGCGATGGTCATGCTCTGTTTATTAACCAGTTTATATCTTCCAGTATTACTCTGCAGGAAAATGACAATTCTGTTCGGATGGATGCTGATCTGTTTAAAAAAGGCAGTGTCACAATCACAGCTGATTCCGCCGTCAGAATCCATGTCCGGATACCCCGGTATTTCAAGAACGTGGCATATCAAATCAATGGCAGGGATGTATTTCCGGAAACTGTAAATGGATACGCCTGTCTGGAACTTCCAGAAGGCGGGGCAGTCGTGATCGGTGCCAGTGTTGAACCGGTCTGGATCTCATCAAACGATGAAGTCCGGGCCAACTCAGGAAAAGCCGCATTAACATACGGCCCTCTTATCTACTGCCTGGAAGAAACAGATAACAGGAAAAATCTGGCATCCTTCTACATCAATCCTGAATATCCTGTTCGCAGAGCAGAAGAAATGATCCAATTGCCCGGAGAACTGCCGTTTCTTGAGTATGAGGGAGTCAGAATTGAAAACGGAGTGTCCCAATTGTACGGATCTCCGGATTACAGAATCATACCGGAAAAAATCAGGGCCGTGCCCTACAGCTTGTGGTGCAACAGAACTCCTGGTGAAATGATTGTGTGGCAGAAGGTTCGAATTTAA
- a CDS encoding sugar ABC transporter substrate-binding protein, with amino-acid sequence MKKRVLAVLLLMSVVLINGLFAAGKQDAGGSTDGKVNVIYSFWGTPDEGKAVQSVADKFNGEQDRIEVEVMSINHDSYVTKLNTMAVAKQLPDCGIMSEAGVLQFAESGLLADVSGMYGPNDSKPLDSLTFKYDNKPIAYSAANEILLMYYNKDMFDKAGVAYPPSAAEKAWTWDEFVETAKLLTFDSKGNNAKSANFDANSIVQYGIMVENLTWQLETWCLSNGGGFFNSDGSDIAISKPASIEAIQKIADLYLVDKVAPLSVGLTDDGVQRSLIAGTCAMTTNGQWNIGTCLASARDEGLNYGVAVLPYMKEKVTICTGGPNVVFSQSKHQAEAMEWVKWYAKEENSWNLIELGIWMPVLEEWYTDEAKTHKWVDNPNFPPYDEYKSAVVDYALNYSRSAAWYYVNNTVDFNTLLGSLLGDVWVGNKTAKEVISEKADALRSAYQYGG; translated from the coding sequence ATGAAAAAGAGAGTATTAGCTGTTCTGCTGCTAATGAGCGTCGTTCTGATCAACGGTCTGTTTGCTGCTGGAAAACAGGATGCCGGTGGGAGTACAGATGGAAAAGTGAATGTCATTTATTCCTTCTGGGGAACCCCGGATGAAGGTAAGGCAGTACAGTCTGTTGCTGACAAATTCAATGGAGAACAGGACCGTATTGAAGTTGAGGTTATGTCGATAAACCACGATTCATATGTCACGAAACTCAACACGATGGCTGTTGCCAAACAGCTTCCTGACTGCGGTATCATGAGTGAAGCCGGTGTTCTTCAGTTTGCTGAAAGCGGATTGCTGGCCGATGTTTCAGGAATGTATGGACCAAATGATTCAAAACCTCTGGATAGTCTTACATTCAAGTATGACAACAAACCCATTGCCTATTCTGCAGCCAATGAAATCCTGCTGATGTACTACAACAAAGACATGTTCGACAAAGCCGGGGTTGCCTATCCACCAAGTGCTGCGGAGAAAGCCTGGACATGGGATGAATTTGTCGAGACAGCGAAACTTCTAACATTTGATTCAAAAGGCAACAATGCCAAGTCTGCAAACTTTGATGCAAACAGTATCGTTCAGTATGGAATTATGGTCGAAAACCTCACCTGGCAGTTGGAAACCTGGTGCTTGAGCAACGGTGGAGGCTTCTTCAACAGTGATGGTTCAGACATTGCAATCAGCAAACCTGCTTCCATTGAAGCTATTCAGAAAATCGCAGATCTATACCTCGTTGATAAGGTTGCCCCCCTGTCTGTAGGTCTGACTGATGATGGTGTTCAGAGATCACTTATCGCGGGTACCTGTGCTATGACAACCAACGGTCAATGGAATATCGGAACCTGTCTGGCTTCTGCCAGGGACGAGGGGCTGAACTATGGTGTAGCTGTTCTTCCATATATGAAAGAGAAAGTGACAATTTGTACCGGTGGACCCAATGTTGTTTTCAGTCAGAGCAAACACCAGGCTGAGGCTATGGAATGGGTGAAGTGGTATGCTAAGGAAGAAAACAGCTGGAATCTCATAGAACTGGGTATCTGGATGCCGGTACTGGAAGAATGGTACACCGATGAAGCGAAGACTCACAAATGGGTTGATAATCCGAATTTCCCTCCCTATGATGAGTACAAATCTGCAGTCGTTGATTATGCTTTGAATTATTCAAGATCCGCAGCCTGGTACTATGTAAACAATACTGTTGATTTCAATACTTTGTTGGGGTCTCTGCTGGGTGATGTCTGGGTAGGTAATAAAACAGCCAAAGAGGTCATCTCTGAAAAGGCGGATGCACTGCGCAGCGCCTATCAGTATGGCGGTTAA
- a CDS encoding carbohydrate ABC transporter permease, with protein sequence MLQIKKSNRSSRLQMRKQESRTAYLCLLPAIIGLVFITYLPLLSAFILGFFKWGKGAIVPVFIGLDNYKRLFTSDPYFLDSIRVTVYFSILAVIGCLIFSLFIAILLNRKVPARGFFRAVFYLPYILPSIAVYIGWSWLYESNFGLFNYILTLLGVSKIQFLADSKYVIPSLALIAVWLSGNLIVIFLAGLQNVPRVYYEASEIDGANGFQRFLHVTLPSMTPIIFYNLLMSLIINMQIVVPALALTNGGPGTSSTFITYLMYRYAFISNQLGYACSISFIFFIIIAVFTLILFATSKSWIYYEGDE encoded by the coding sequence ATGCTACAAATTAAAAAAAGTAATAGATCAAGTCGCCTGCAGATGAGAAAGCAGGAATCCAGAACAGCCTATCTCTGCTTACTGCCGGCCATTATAGGTCTGGTTTTTATCACATATCTGCCCCTCTTAAGCGCTTTTATTCTTGGTTTTTTTAAATGGGGTAAGGGAGCAATTGTTCCGGTATTCATAGGCCTTGATAATTATAAACGGCTTTTTACTTCTGATCCTTATTTTCTGGATTCCATTAGAGTCACGGTCTATTTTTCTATCCTGGCAGTGATCGGTTGTCTTATTTTCTCCCTCTTTATTGCTATTCTTTTGAACAGAAAAGTTCCCGCCCGAGGATTTTTCAGGGCTGTTTTCTATCTTCCCTATATCCTGCCTTCCATTGCAGTATATATAGGATGGTCCTGGCTTTATGAATCGAATTTCGGTCTTTTCAACTATATCCTCACTCTCCTGGGGGTTAGTAAAATCCAGTTTTTAGCCGATTCAAAATATGTCATTCCCTCCCTGGCCCTTATTGCGGTATGGCTGTCAGGCAATCTCATTGTTATTTTTTTAGCGGGACTTCAGAATGTTCCCCGGGTCTATTATGAAGCTTCGGAAATAGACGGTGCAAACGGATTTCAGAGGTTTCTTCATGTGACATTGCCCTCGATGACACCCATCATATTCTACAATCTTTTGATGTCTCTTATAATCAATATGCAGATTGTCGTACCTGCCCTTGCCCTGACAAATGGTGGTCCGGGAACGTCTTCAACTTTTATCACCTATCTAATGTACCGCTATGCCTTTATCAGCAATCAACTAGGTTATGCCTGTTCCATCTCCTTTATCTTTTTCATCATCATCGCCGTGTTCACACTTATACTGTTTGCAACCAGCAAAAGCTGGATTTACTACGAAGGAGACGAATAA
- a CDS encoding carbohydrate ABC transporter permease, with amino-acid sequence MAVKSRGSHGRQEWRMNSSAFVILVILTAVVMLPIWWMFRSSLMTNTELYAFPPAFFPKNWLFKNYVKTLEYFPFWKYLRNTVMIIFPSLLGGTVTATMAGYAFARLRFRGKDFLFSLCVGSMLLPLMVTLVPLYTMWTRGFHLVDSYLPLIIPHFCGGGAFNIFLIRQFIRSIPRELDEAATIDGASYFRILVSIIMPAIKSAMIVVSLLLFIFLWNDLLHQMIYINSQDKFTIAVGLSQFKGSLGSDWSMIMSATCISFVPGILFYLVGQRYFVEGIVMTGLKN; translated from the coding sequence ATGGCTGTAAAATCAAGGGGGAGCCATGGCCGTCAGGAATGGAGAATGAATTCTTCAGCATTTGTAATTTTAGTCATTCTGACTGCTGTCGTCATGTTGCCCATATGGTGGATGTTCCGCTCAAGTTTGATGACCAACACCGAATTATATGCTTTTCCACCGGCCTTCTTTCCGAAGAACTGGTTATTTAAAAATTATGTCAAAACATTGGAGTACTTCCCATTCTGGAAATATCTGCGTAATACAGTGATGATTATCTTTCCCTCTTTACTGGGAGGAACTGTAACAGCAACAATGGCGGGTTATGCCTTTGCCCGGTTGCGTTTCCGTGGAAAAGACTTTTTGTTCTCACTCTGTGTGGGGTCAATGCTGCTGCCGCTGATGGTCACCCTGGTTCCTCTTTATACAATGTGGACCAGAGGATTCCATCTCGTTGACAGCTATCTGCCCTTGATCATCCCCCATTTCTGCGGGGGGGGAGCTTTTAATATTTTCCTGATTCGCCAGTTCATCAGAAGTATTCCGAGAGAATTGGACGAAGCGGCAACAATAGATGGAGCCAGTTATTTTAGAATCCTGGTCAGTATTATAATGCCGGCCATTAAATCGGCTATGATTGTTGTGTCTCTTCTCCTGTTTATTTTCCTCTGGAATGATCTGCTGCATCAAATGATCTATATCAATTCCCAGGATAAATTTACTATAGCCGTCGGCCTTTCTCAGTTCAAGGGGTCATTGGGTTCTGACTGGTCAATGATCATGAGTGCAACCTGCATTTCCTTTGTTCCCGGAATCCTCTTCTACCTTGTCGGTCAGAGGTATTTCGTTGAAGGTATTGTCATGACTGGTTTGAAAAATTAG